A portion of the Bacillus sp. es.034 genome contains these proteins:
- the prfB gene encoding peptide chain release factor 2 (programmed frameshift) — translation MELSEIRAELEKSAKTLADFRGSLDLENKEARIQELDEIMVQPDFWDDQQTAQGLINEGNGLKELVNEYKSLLESQENLELTLELVKEEPDEELQKDMEEELADLVKRLNDYELQLLLSEEHDKNNAILELHPGAGGTESQDWGSMLLRMYTRWGEKRGFKVETLDYLPGDEAGIKSVTLAIKGHNAYGYLKAEKGVHRLVRISPFDSSGRRHTSFVSCEVMPEFNEEIEIDIRTEDLKIDTYRASGAGGQHINTTDSAVRITHLPTNVVVTCQSERSQIKNRESAMKMLKAKLYQKRIEEQEQELAEIRGEQKEIGWGSQIRSYVFHPYSMVKDHRTNTESGNVQGVMDGDIDPFINAYLRSKIK, via the exons ATGGAACTATCAGAAATCAGAGCAGAGTTAGAAAAATCAGCTAAGACATTAGCGGACTTCAGGGGGTCTCTT GACTTAGAAAACAAAGAGGCCAGAATCCAGGAACTTGACGAAATCATGGTCCAACCCGATTTCTGGGATGACCAGCAAACCGCACAGGGACTAATCAATGAAGGAAACGGCTTGAAGGAACTTGTCAATGAATACAAATCATTGCTTGAATCCCAGGAAAACCTTGAATTGACCCTTGAGCTGGTCAAAGAAGAACCAGACGAAGAACTGCAAAAGGATATGGAAGAAGAGCTTGCTGACTTGGTCAAACGTTTAAATGACTACGAGCTACAGCTTCTTCTAAGCGAAGAACATGATAAAAACAACGCGATCCTTGAACTGCATCCCGGTGCAGGTGGAACCGAGTCCCAGGATTGGGGTTCCATGCTTCTCCGCATGTACACACGTTGGGGTGAGAAACGCGGATTCAAGGTGGAAACCCTTGATTACCTGCCTGGTGATGAAGCGGGGATCAAGAGTGTAACGTTAGCGATCAAGGGCCACAACGCATACGGCTACCTGAAAGCTGAAAAAGGCGTGCACCGTCTTGTTCGTATTTCACCGTTCGATTCGTCGGGCCGTCGTCACACATCCTTCGTTTCGTGTGAAGTCATGCCGGAGTTTAATGAAGAAATCGAAATCGACATCCGTACGGAAGATCTGAAAATTGATACGTACCGTGCAAGCGGAGCCGGCGGTCAGCATATCAATACCACCGATTCAGCCGTCCGTATCACTCACTTACCGACCAATGTAGTTGTAACTTGTCAATCGGAGCGTTCTCAAATCAAGAACCGTGAGTCTGCGATGAAAATGCTGAAAGCGAAGCTTTATCAGAAGCGCATCGAAGAGCAGGAGCAGGAACTTGCTGAAATCCGCGGGGAGCAAAAGGAAATCGGATGGGGAAGCCAAATCCGTTCCTACGTCTTCCACCCATACTCCATGGTCAAGGACCACAGAACCAACACAGAATCAGGAAACGTACAAGGCGTCATGGACGGTGACATCGACCCATTCATCAACGCTTACCTGCGATCCAAAATAAAGTAA